A window from Triticum aestivum cultivar Chinese Spring chromosome 6D, IWGSC CS RefSeq v2.1, whole genome shotgun sequence encodes these proteins:
- the LOC123143045 gene encoding putrescine hydroxycinnamoyltransferase 1, which translates to MAGEEEAQVMESCFVTPAADTPTRAIRLSPFDLMLANRGYTPLVHFYRRPETAGDDFFDVTRLKTALGKALVPFYPLAGRLRAGADGRLEIDCNGKGMLFLVAHSRLTVDDFSDFKPSSKQRRLFVPHANHSDSLLWTTQVTFLKCGGVVLGSAIHHAAMDGSVVFHFFRTWSAFSRDGDRAMVNLPCHDRTRLSARDPPVVHPDGLAVFSPKINLPPQPGPVVNEVVGFTLAKDQLSTLKHISGGDGVSTFSAVSAHLWQCMCLARNLPPDATTQLMFSANVRRIMRPPLPDGYFGNAIINLSVGDKAHAIASRELSYIARRIRDTHRRVNDELVHSAIDYLELAKRDDERPATGNLPVTDIRVVSWLGMPSYDADFSWGRPLAMFRAEPNRGGFVHLIDSAQGDGSGRIIMSIEAAILSEFKRLLYAKFNMLYSKF; encoded by the exons atggccggcgaggaggaggcgcaggtGATGGAGTCCTGCTTCGTGACGCCGGCGGCGGACACGCCGACCAGAGCGATCCGGCTGTCGCCGTTCGACCTCATGCTAGCCAACAGAGGCTACACCCCACTAGTCCACTTCTACCGCCGACCAGAAACCGCCGGCGACGACTTCTTCGACGTGACAAGGTTGAAGACGGCGTTGGGCAAGGCCCTTGTGCCCTTCTACCCCCTGGCTGGCCGCTTGAGGGCTGGCGCTGATGGCAGGTTGGAGATCGACTGCAACGGCAAGGGCATGCTCTTCCTCGTGGCTCACTCTCGTCTCACCGTCGATGACTTTAGCGACTTCAAGCCATCATCGAAGCAGAGGAGGCTGTTTGTTCCCCACGCCAACCACTCGGACAGCCTCTTGTGGACTACCCAG GTGACATTCTTGAAGTGTGGTGGGGTGGTCTTAGGGTCGGCAATCCATCATGCTGCTATGGACGGATCTGTTGTATTCCACTTCTTCAGGACATGGTCAGCTTTCTCCAGAGACGGCGACCGGGCTATGGTGAACCTCCCCTGCCATGACCGCACTCGCTTGTCTGCGCGCGATCCACCCGTTGTTCATCCCGACGGACTTGCCGTTTTTAGCCCAAAGATAAACCTACCCCCGCAGCCAGGTCCAGTCGTCAACGAGGTTGTGGGCTTCACCCTTGCCAAGGACCAACTTTCCACTCTCAAGCACATATCTGGTGGCGATGGCGTGAGCACCTTCAGCGCCGTGAGCGCCCACCTATGGCAATGCATGTGTTTAGCCCGGAACCTACCCCCGGATGCTACGACACAGCTTATGTTCTCGGCCAACGTCCGCCGCATCATGAGGCCACCACTCCCAGACGGCTACTTCGGCAACGCGATAATAAACCTAAGTGTCGGCGACAAAGCGCATGCCATCGCCTCACGCGAGCTGAGCTACATCGCGCGGCGAATTAGAGACACCCACAGACGGGTGAACGACGAGCTAGTGCATTCGGCAATCGACTACCTGGAGCTAGCAAAGAGGGACGATGAGCGCCCGGCTACAGGCAATTTGCCGGTGACTGATATTAGAGTTGTCAGCTGGCTTGGCATGCCGTCGTACGATGCGGATTTCAGCTGGGGGAGGCCATTGGCTATGTTCCGTGCTGAACCAAACCGCGGAGGTTTTGTTCACCTGATTGACAGCGCACAGGGTGATGGCAGTGGGCGAATCATCATGTCTATAGAGGCTGCAATTCTCAGCGAGTTCAAGCGTTTGTTGTATGCCAAATTCAACATGTTGTATTCTAAGTTTTAA
- the LOC123143046 gene encoding uncharacterized protein produces MWPSDRILVELGKDTTSSRENEIYFDGWDGLGASAVLQSVAKRLGASNEQSMRPAELQFEKIIHIDCSKWESRRAMQREIAEQLNLPNWVMEMLDKQDEEDDFNGLDQGSRTEIAQVVREIYQTTQNHRFLVILHNGSSEEIDIFDFGLSLDRYANSKILWTFQGRFRIAPKMTDSVKKSRTTDVILSASSGERDPREHWFYLVREEAAQVAFNKHGHCIIDPGIATNCVLYALILSWFGLRINDYDWANHSSNYWVCDGVIALTDIDKAWQVGNVLQHEVPLLHINTRLNKDESAVMASYHPARSAELMPYWTTTTTSTFGFVVSPCGVIPNNTFRHSHRLGVLKLSRCAFSFSSPPFLYCQGLRFLWLDHCQDLPTRSTTDHHHTEADKEDELDSNTTSLWECFRSLWVLDLRCTDCDWILSARMMDLMTQLRELNVMGAENLDMSHLRGRMRNIRKLRVTKSTCFFSNHVFSEMESMELLVFSGNYLEQHMLSLSVSASNSRLKAVIVDGCDGLKVVTFRGCKELENLFIKG; encoded by the coding sequence ATGTGGCCGTCAGACAGGATTCTCGTTGAACTTGGGAAAGACACTACAAGCAGCAGAGAGAATGAGATCTACTTTGATGGCTGGGATGGTCTCGGGGCATCTGCCGTCCTGCAATCCGTAGCCAAACGCCTTGGAGCGTCAAATGAGCAGTCAATGAGGCCTGCAGAGCTGCAATTTGAGAAAATCATCCACATTGACTGCTCAAAGTGGGAGAGCAGAAGAGCAATGCAGAGGGAAATAGCAGAGCAGCTGAACCTTCCCAATTgggtgatggagatgttggacAAACAAGATGAGGAGGATGATTTCAATGGGTTAGACCAGGGCTCCCGAACTGAGATAGCACAAGTTGTCAGAGAGATCTATCAAACCACACAGAATCACAGATTCTTGGTAATCCTGCACAATGGAAGCAGTGAGGAGATTGATATATTCGATTTTGGTCTTTCTCTAGATCGATATGCCAATAGCAAGATTCTGTGGACTTTCCAAGGGAGGTTCCGGATTGCTCCCAAGATGACAGACAGTGTGAAGAAGAGCAGAACAACAGATGTTATTCTTTCAGCTTCAAGTGGTGAGCGAGATCCACGTGAGCATTGGTTCTATTTAGTGCGTGAGGAGGCTGCACAAGTTGCCTTCAATAAGCATGGTCACTGCATCATCGATCCAGGGATTGCTACTAACTGTGTTTTGTATGCACTTATACTATCCTGGTTTGGCCTTCGCATCAATGACTATGACTGGGCTAACCACAGCAGTAACTATTGGGTATGTGATGGTGTCATTGCACTGACAGACATTGATAAAGCATGGCAAGTTGGCAACGTTTTGCAGCATGAGGTGCCATTGTTGCACATTAACACCCGACTCAACAAGGATGAATCAGCAGTAATGGCTTCCTACCACCCAGCAAGGTCGGCTGAGCTCATGCCGTATTGGACTACCACAACAACTTCGACTTTTGGATTTGTAGTGAGCCCATGTGGTGTTATCCCCAATAACACGTTTCGGCACTCACACAGGCTCGGCGTGCTCAAGCTCTCAAGGTGTGCCTTCAGTTTCTCATCGCCTCCATTCCTCTATTGCCAAGGCCTGAGATTCCTATGGCTTGACCACTGCCAAGACCTCCCAACGAGAAGCACCACAGATCATCACCATACCGAGGCAGACAAGGAAGATGAGTTGGACAGCAACACCACATCATTATGGGAATGCTTCAGAAGCTTGTGGGTGCTTGACCTGCGCTGCACAGATTGTGATTGGATCTTGTCTGCACGGATGATGGATCTCATGACCCAGCTCAGGGAGCTAAATGTGATGGGTGCTGAAAACTTGGACATGAGCCATTTGCGAGGACGAATGCGTAACATTCGCAAGCTCCGGGTAACAAAGTCCACCTGCTTCTTCAGCAACCACGTGTTCTCAGAAATGGAAAGCATGGAGCTTCTAGTATTTTCAGGAAATTACCTCGAACAACACATGCTAAGCTTATCTGTGTCAGCCAGCAACAGTCGACTTAAAGCTGTCATTGTTGATGGATGTGATGGGTTAAAAGTTGTCACTTTTAGGGGCTGCAAAGAATTGGAGAATCTATTCATCAAAGGATAG